The genome window TCCGGTCGGCGATCCCCTGGCTGTCGAGTCCGGCGACCTCCAGCAGCATCTCGCAGTGCCCCATGCAGTAGTTGCAGCCGATGGCCCGGGTCTGGATCCAGAACAGGCTTTCTTCGAGGACGCGGTCGTTGGGGGCTTCGGTCCAGAGCGTCCGCGTGGCGATGCTCCACGGCACGGCAAGCTCTGGGACGTAGCCGGAACAGACCAGGTTCCAGACGATGCGGGTCGGCCGGGCTGCCATGGCGGGGGGAAGGTTCTTTTTGACGTCGTCCCAGACCGGGACCGGGAGCCGGGGCTTACGGTTTCGCTGGCTCTCCAGCCGCGTCTGGAGCGTTCCGTACGACGTGGAGGCCCAGTCGTCCGCCTCGGGGACGATCGTCTCGCCATCCGTCCGCAGGACTGGGAGCGGGTTGTTCGGGGGGACGAACGGGGCGAACTGGAAGACTTCGTCGGTGAACGTGACCGCCAGGGGTGGCAGCGGTCCCCCCTCTTCCATCGGCAGGTTGAGACCGAGGAGGAACCGGTCCTGGAAGTTTCCGTAGGCGCCGAGCAGGACCATTGCGGCGACCGGCTTGTCCCCGAACCGCTGCCGGAGGGATTCGAACAGGGAATCCGGGATCGTCGGGGCGGCGACCGTCAAGAGCTTGGCGAACTCGAGCGGTTCCCGGTCGGCTTCGGGCCAGAGGGACGAGGGGCCGGTGAGCGCCTGGATGTCCGCGTCGGTGCCGCCGCCGCGGCGGAGATCGGCGAGAGCGTCGGCCTGGGTGTATTCACAGCGGTTGGCGTGAGCGATCACCCACCGCATCTTGGCCCGGAGGGTCGGCTCGACGGGGCTCTTTGTTCGCTGGGCGAAATCAAGCTGGAGCATCGCCGCCGCGGTCCGGGGAAGGCGTCCCGCGACCGCGCGGACCCACACCGGCAGGGGCTGGCCCGCTCCCGAGACGACTTTCGGGAGGGCCTTCCAGGCTTCGTCGCTCGTCAAGACCGGGACCGGCGGCGGTTCGGAGACCGGCCGCTTCACGTTGTAGTAGTCAAAGAAGACGTTGTCGCTTTCGAGGGTCAGCTGGAACCCGTTCGAGATGCGGGTCATGTAATGGTAGCGGCTGGCGTTCAGCAGCAGGCCGGCGGCCCGGGCGGGGCCGAAGTCGTTTACGACCTGCGCGACGTCCTGCGGTGAGACCTTGGCGAGAGCCTGAGTGAGCTTGCGGGCGAAGGCTAAGGCATGCTGTTCAGCAGGGGAAAAACTCGACCAGTCGTTCCCGGCGAGCAGCCGGCTGCGGTCGGCGATCTCGGCGGGGGAGAGGCCGGCGACCTCCCAGTTCATTTCGCAGTGGCCCATGCAGTAGGGGCAGTCGAGGGCCCGCGTGACGACCCAGAAGAGACTGCCGCCGAACATGCGGTCGAGCCGCGGTCCCAGCTCCGACCCGGCGGTCCGCAGGTAGACTTCGAACGGGATCGCCAGCTCCGGCGCGTAACCGAAGACGATCCGGTACCAGACGATGTCGCTCGGGCGGTCAAAGAGCCCCGAAGGGAGCGAACCGGCGAACTCGCTCCATTCCGGGACACGGAGGCGGGTGGGCTTGCGGCGCTGAGTCTCGAGTTTGGTCTGGAGGTCGTCGTAGCTCACCTTGGCCCATTCGGCATCCGGGGGGACGTCGTTGGGAGCCGCCGACTTGGGCCAGGGGGGAAGGTTCGCCGGAGGGGCGGTCGGACGGGCCAGGACGGCCGCGTCGAACGTAATGTCGGCCGGCGGCGCTGCGGCTTCCGTGGCCGGGACCTGGAGGCAGATCATCAGCCGGTCGTGGAAGTTGGCGTACGCCATCAGGAGGACCATCGAGGCGGCGGTCCGGTCGCCGAACGCATCGACCAGGCCGGCGAACTCCTTGTCGGTCACCTGGCTGGACGTGACCGACATCTTGCGGGCGAAGTCGAGAGCCTTTCGTTCCTCGGAGCTCCAGCCGGGATAGCCCTCTTGTGTCAAGCCTTCGACTCGCGCCGCGTCCACGCCGCCGCGCCGGGCGTCGGCGAGAGCCTGGGCGGCGCCGAAGGCCGAGCCATTGGCGTGGGCCGAGACCCAGCGCATCCCGGCGCGGAGGCCGAGAGGGATCGGTCCGCGAGTCCGCTGAGCCAGATCGAGTTCGAGGAGGGTGGCGGTCGAACGCGGGAGTTCGCCCGCCAGGATCCGGGCCCAGGGAGGGAGCGAAGCGCCGCTCCCCTGCCGGGCCGCGGGGAGGCGTTCCCAGGCCTGTGAGTTCGAGAGAGCGGGAAAGGTCATGGAACCCTCGCCGAAGGAAAGGGAGGTGGAGAGGAGGGCGAATGCGGCGATGGCGAACGGAGCCGCCCAGCCGCAACGGAGCCGGAGGATGCGTGAAGACATGGAGGACGATCCCGTGAGTGGTGGTGATCGGTCAGCGGGTTCGATGGGCACGCTTCGCCTCAAAATTGGTAGGAAGCCCGGTCGAAATCCCGGGCTCCCGCGGTCGCTCAGCGGGTCTGGCCGACCTTTCAGTCCTTCGCGGCATCGGCGATCGTCAGGATCAGAGCCTGTTCGGCCTCACGCAGTTTGAACCCGAACGGACCGCGGGCGTTCTTGAAGGCGATCCGGCCATCGGTGTCGATGACGTACAGGCGGTTCGGCATGCCGCTGTAGGTCGCACCGACAACGTCGTCGGTGGTGTCGACGAGGAATGGGACGTCGAGGTCGAGGTGCTTCTGGCAGGTCGCGGCGATCTCGCGGCGCTCGGTGTTGTTCTGCGGCTGGCGGGGATCGATCCCGATCCGGCGGTTCGAATTCATCCACCAGCCATCCTGCGGGTGGGCTTCGCGGACGTAGACGAGGAAGATCTTCGCCTGGTCGCGGTAGCGGTTGTAGAACTTTTCGATGTTTCCCGCCTGAGTGCGGAACGGGCCGCAGGTGAAGTTGCCGAAGATCAGGACGACCGGCTTCTCGCCGATCTCCTTTGAGAGCGTCACCGTTTCGCCGGTCAGGGTCTGGAGCGTGAAGTCCGGGGCGGCGGCGTTGAGATCCGGCCCCGGCTGCTGCGAACCGATCTCCTGCCGCTGGAGGCCGAGGACGAGCGTGCTGGCGCTCGGCATGTCGGCCGGCGGGGCATCGTTCCGGGACGACGCCGGAGGCTGGAGCTGCTCACGGATTTCATCCAGTGAGATGAAGCCGTCCTTCTCCCCGCCGAGGCGGCGGAACAGTTCCTCGAACTCCTCGGCGGTCACCTTCCCGTTTCCATCCTGGTCCGATCGGCCGAAGACGAAGTTTGCCGGAGAGCGGGACATCGTGACCTCGCTCCAGTCGAAGTCTGAGTCCGTCAGGACGCCGTCGCCGTTCTTGTCGAGCCGCGCGAACGGGACTTCGCCGAGGGAGGTTTCCTCCCGGGCGATCTCGCCGTCGCTGTTCTTGTCGAACCGTTCCTTAAGCGTGGCCCACGGGTAGCGGGTATGCGCCTTCGAGAGGGCGAACCAGCCGTCGGTCGGGCCGAGCATCGCCCCTTTCAGGATGTCGTCGAGCATCCGGCGGGCTTCGGAGTTCCTCGGCAGGGACTTCTTGAGATCGGCAGCGGCGGCTTGCGCTTCGGGAGTCAGTTCCGGAACGGGAGGCGTGGGTTCGTCGGCGACCGCCAGGCTTGTGGCGAGGAGCGTCGAGAGAAGCGAAGCAGATCGAGCGACTCGGGCGGTCATCGGAACGCCTCCAACGTGAGAGATGAATCAAAGAGATGTTGCGGCAGCACAGTCGGTGGAAGCTCGTTCCACTGAGGTCGGTGCGGATGGCAGCGGGGAGACGGGAGTCAATCGGCTGACCGTCCACAGGGCTCTCGAACCCCGTCAGTAGCTTGCCGTGTAGTGAGTCTTGGTCCCGGCGGAATGTGGAGCGTGCCGCTGAGTCCCCGGCCGATTCCAAGAATCGCACTCGGGACCTGAGTTCATCGGCTCACACGCGCGCAGCGGCCTTCGTTTGCAGCAGGGGCACGGCGCACAGGCGCTCGAACGATCTCCGGTTCCGCGCAAATTTGGATGGCCGAATCGGCGGCCGGACGGCGCGAGGGAGTTCCGCTTCTAGTGCCGTGGCGGATGGAAGATTCCGTCGATCAGCGGCAGCGGCCGCAGCAGTGGCGAACCGTCCCTCACGAAGCCCAGGGACTCGCCGCCGTTGAGACTCGTGCCGCTGGCCAGGACGATGTCCTGAACCGGGATCGGTTCGATCGGACGCGGGGCGGGAGTGGGGGCCGGCGCCTCGGAGCATTGGGGGCCCGAACATTTCGGGGCGATCGGCACCTTGGGGGGCGCGGGCGTCGCCAGGAGGTCGAGGCCGAACTCCGGCTGGATCATCGCGGCGTGATCCCAGTTGTGCGGGAGGTTCCCGCAGCGGGCCCACGCCGACCCTGACAGCGAAACACCGATCGCGAGGGCCAGGAACCCGAGGAGGGTCTGCCGGAGCGACGGGCGCGGCTGAGAAAGGTGGAGCATCTCGATCCAGAAGGGACTTTCGAAGCCTACCCAGCCTTGGCCGGGCGTTGCAAGCGACGACGGTGATCGGGCGAACAAAGGTGGGCATTCGCCGTCATGGGGCTGATTCCGTTGTCTCGAACCGCGTCCTTGCCGGCACAGCTTCCACAGCTCAAACCCAACGTGCGACGGCAGCCGGGGTCAAGGGGGCCTCGCCCCCTTGCCGCCGGAGGCACTTTCCTGAGGAACCGTGGTATGCAACGGGCGACCGCTTTGTGGAACCGGCGTTGAGATGTCCTCGCACGCCTTGGAATCCCCGCGGGTTGGTGAGGGGGCATCCGACACGGCGTCCGCGCCTGGACACGCTCTCCTTCAGACACCTCCCGACGAGAAGGCCTCCGGCGGGCAAAGGGGCGTTGCCCCTCTGCACTCCCCACCAGGGTGCCCCTGGACCCGGTTGAATGGCGCCGTGCCAAGAGACAGGTTGGTGATCAACCGCCGGCGGGATTAGCAGGCTTCGGCTGCAATGGCGTCACCGACCGGAACGTTCCACCAAAACGCAACTCATCAAAGTCCGTCGAGTGGTTCGCATGGATCGCGATCCCGTCAAACCGGAAATCGGGGACCTGCAACTTCAACGAGGCATCCTCCGGCTGCGGTTCCCCGTCCAGCCTCGGATTGATCCAGACCGTCGCGTCCTCCGGACCGGGTCGGAACACGATCCGCGTCACCATGAACACCATCTCGCCCGACGGGAACACACTCGACCGCAGGTTCACCTCGTCCCCAGTCATCAGCCCCACCGCCGTCCAGTTCCCCAGCGGCGCCGCACCCAACTTCCCGATCCGGAATCCCGCCACCATCTTGTTGCCGATCACGAGGTACGAGTACCGGTTGTTCTCCGCCGTGCTGAGCGACGACTGCGCCAGCAGGCTGAACCACATCACCGACCCATCCCGCCCGAGCCCCTTCTCATCCTGCATCGACCGGGGGAACGCCCTGAGGTCGAACCGCCGCGTCGTGATCGACCGCGGCGTGTTCGCCGTCCGCATCTGATGGCCGGACGAGCGGAGAACGTTTCCATTGGAGTCCGAATACCCCAGCGGGCCGAACTTCCGCATGTCCTTCGACTCCCACGGCGTGTCCTGCCGCGCGTAGTCGACGACGATCGCCACCTTGGAGTTGGTCTCCTGCCACGGCTCTGCCCAGCCGCTCCCCCCGTTGAGGCCCTGCATCCCTCCGGAGGTCGGCCAGCGGAACTCCTCGTCACCGGTCGTCGGGAGCGGCGTCGCCGGATAGAAGAATCCCTCGTGCGCGAAGGAGTGCGCGGGTTGATCGGAAGGAACGCTGAAGAGCGCCGCCGCCCCGCGCCAGCCGGTGCTCCACCAGCCGGCGACGGCCACGAGCATCAGCGCGGCACTCCCCGCCACCCATCGCATTATCGCGCGGCGCCGGCGGCGCGGTGTTTCGAGTGCGTCGGTCAGAAGTCCGTTCAGCTCCCCCATGGCGACCGCCGGGGGCCGGTACACGCCGCTGAGGACCGAGACGTCCGAGCCCGCCGAGATCAGCCCCGCCTGGAGCCGCATCCGGAGATAGGAGTGGAGAAAGATCCGGAAGAACGCCTCGTCCGCGCGCTGCGGCTCGGTCCGGATCCATGCCGAGAGGGCGTCGGACTGTTCGTCGGTCAGCGGCTGACGGTCCAGGTGGGCGTCGATCAGCTCGAACGCTTCGTCGTCATCCATGGGATCCCTGGGCTTCGGTCAGGGAGGATCGGACACACGTGATGAGCGCCGACCGGATCCGCGACAGGGCGATCCGCACCGCGCCCGGCGTCATGCCGACCCGATCACTGATTTCCTGCGGACTCATGTCTTCGAAGTACCGCAGCTGCAGCAGCTCGCGGGACCGGCCGGTGACGGCGTTCAGGCATTTCTCCAGGGCCCACTTCTCTTCCGAGAGGGTCAGCTGGACGCGGTCGCATGCCTCAGCCAGGGCGTCGATCGAGTCCCCGATGAACTTGACCGGGCTCCGCTCGCGGGCGCGGTAGAAGTTGGCGATCTTGATCTTGGCGACCCACAGGGCCCACGGCAGGAACGGCCGCGAGGCGTCGTAATCGTCGAACCGCCGCGCCACTTCGGCGGCGACTTCCTGGAGGAGGTCCTCCGCGTCGGAGAACTGCGGCGTCGAGGCGATGAGGAACGCGGTGAGCGACGGTTGGGCTTTGGCCCAGTTCACCGCCAGCAGTTCGCGGGAGTCTTCCCGCGACAGGTCGCGGACGAGTCGCGGCTTCGCTTCCGGAGCGGAGTTGGGAGCGGGCGTCGTCATACGCAACGTTGGTGCCTCAAGGGGCCACGGCATCGGAGCCGACAGCTCGATAGTCGGGCCGCTTCGGGCGAACCGCGGTCGTTGCGACTTCGGTTCGCCGCGGCCTTCACCAAAGGGGCTGCCGGCACGGCGACCGCCGTGCAGATCACGCTTGCCGCCGCGGGCCGTCCGAGACCGACGTTCCGCGGGCATGGTTTGCGCGCTCTCAAACCTAGCCGCGAGCGATGAAGTTTCTGTGAATGGAAGATTTTCGATGTAACGCCGGGCCCCGGTCCGCGACATACAGCCGTCCCGCCCGCGAACCACTGAACGAAGCTCCTGCCGGGGGCCGATGCCCCGGCTTTCACGAAACCTCAGGGGTGCAGGGTGCGATGAGATTTCGAACGACGGCGCACATTTTTCCTTATTCGCTCCGACGGTCGCTGAGTCTTATCGCACCCTGCCGGCCCATGCTTTGATTCCCGAGGGCTTCTTAAGGTCTTCTTAGGGCGGGGGCGTGCTCCCGGCGGCGATCTGACCCGGACCGCGATCTTTCTGTAAGGAATCGGTTTCCGGCGTGTCTAATCCCGTGGATGGGATGGGACGCCGATGAATGATGCCGATCACGAACAGCTCTTTCGGTCCTGGCTCCGCGATTATCGCGGGATCGTTGCCAAGGTTGCGTCGTCGTTCACGTCGTCGGCCAGCGACCGCGACGATCTGGTTCAGGAGATCCTCCTTCGTGTCTGGGCGGCGATGCCGACCTATCGGGCGGAGGCCCGGCCCGGGACGTGGATCTATCGGATCGCGCTCAACCGCGCGCTGACGTGGCGGGATGATGAGTCGCGGAGCCGTTGTCGAAACGTGCCACTCCTCAATCCGGTGGACCCGCGTGAGGCGGGCGAGGGGCCGTCGGAACGGATCGAGCAACTCTACGCGGAGATCCGCCGACTCGATGAGATCGACCGGTCGCTGGTGCTGATGTCGCTCGATGGATGCTCCTATCGGGAGATGGCGGAGGTGATGGGGATGTCGGAGTCGCATGTCGGCGTGCGGCTGACGCGGGCTCGGAAGACGCTGACGGAACGGTTGGCTCCGTTGCGGGAGGAGGTGGGATATGGACGATGAATCGCTCGCCGAGCTCTGGGGATCTCAGCCGGTTCCGCCGATGGCCGACGAGGACGCGGTCGTCAAGTCGCTCCGTTCCGCGCATCGGGGGGAGGACCGGCGGATGTTGTGGCTCAACGTTCAGGAAGGGGTGCCTTCGCTGCTGCTGTTCTTCTTCTTTGGCGGGGCGGGGCTGTCGGTCCGGTCGGGGAAGTGGGCGTTCCTGGGGGCGGCGGTGTTGTGTCTGGGGGTCGGGGTGTTTCTGGTCGTCTCGACGCTGCTTCAGCGGCGGCGGGAGGCTCGGTTTGGGGACACGGTGCGGGAGCAGCTTCAGCGGTCGTTGTCGCAGGTGCGGCATCGGGAGTGGCTGTATCGAAACATTTTCGTGTGGTATCTCCTGCCGGCCGCGTCGGGGTGGGGGATGGTGGTGTACGTGACGATGTTCCGGGATGGGCCTTCGGTGTTTGCCGTGGTTTATGTGGCGCTGTCGCTGGCGTTTTTTGGCTGGGTGTATCGTCTCAATCGGCGGGTGGCGACGAGTCGTTACACGCCTCGTCGGCGGGAGTTGGAGGGGCTTCTGGCGACGCTGGATGCGGCGCCTCCGGACGGCCCGGTTCGTTGATGGGCCTCTTCGAACGATGTCCTTGCCGGCACGACGTCCATAGCTCAAACCCAACGTGCTACGGCAGCCTGGGGTCAAGGGGGTCTCACCCCCTTGCCGCCGGAGGCGCTTCCATGAGGAACCGTGGGACACAACGGATGTCCCCTTTGTCGTACCCGCGTTGAGGACTCCCTCAAACTACACCGCTTGCGATGCAATCCCCGCGGGTTGGTGAGGGGGCATACGACACGTTGTCCGCGGTTGGACACGCGCTCATTCAGACATCTCGCGACGGCCAGGCCTCCGGCGGGCAAAGGGCCAATAAAACAACACAGGCCCCTCTGCACTCCCCACCAGGGGCGAGCCCCTGGACCCCGGCTGGCGAATCTCGTTGGGTTGCGCGATGAATGTCGCGCGCTGCCCGAACAGGAATCGCGAGGTTCGAATTCTTCTTGACAACTTCGACAGCGGAATAGATATTTAGTCAGACAGACTGTCTGACACAGTTTGACAGCACACGCTTGAACGACATCGGAATCATGAAACTGGATCAGGTCACCGAAACCGAACTCTCCATCCTCCAGGTCCTCTGGAACGGACAGGAAGCGACAACCCGCGAGATCGCCGAAGCCCTCTACGAAGAAGTGACCGACCCCAAGGTCGCCTCCGTACAGAAGCTCATCGAACGCCTCGAGGCCAAAGGGTGCGTCGAACGCGACCGCAGCGAACGAGCCCATCGCTTCCGGCCGCTCGTGACGCGGGAAGCGTTCCTCCGCGACCGGCTCCAGGCGATGGCGGACCGGCTGTGCAGCGGTTCGCTCGCCCCCCTGATGTCGGCCCTTATCGACTCCCAGGATGTCCCGAAGGCGGACCGCCAGAAGCTGCGGTCCCTCGTCGAAAAGCTGTGGCCCGAATCCGGATCCTGAAGCCCGGGGTTCTCCGCGCCTCAATCCCTCGACCCAGGAGTTCCTTCCGTGGATCCCTTCCTGCAGATCATTGCGAGCAATGCCCTGATCGCCGCCGCGCTCGCCGTTCCGGCGGCGCTGGCGACCCGCGCCCGGGTCAACCCGGCAGTCGTCCACGTCCTCTGGCTGCTCGTCCTCGTGAAGCTCTTCACGCCGCCGGTCCTGCCGGTCCGCGTGCCCTGGCCCGCGGTCGCAGAACGCCCCGCGGCAACTGCCCCGCTTCCGCCGCGGACGCCCCTTGTGGAATCGAGTTCCGCGGCCCTCCCTGCTCCCGCCTGGTGGGAGCGGCTCTCCGACCTTCCCTGGCAGCGAGTGCTGCTGGCGGTGTGGGGCGTCGGAGGTGTGTTGATGGCAGTCCGGTACGCCGCACGGATCCATACGGTCCGGCGGTTCCTCCGGCAGGCCGGTCCGGCTCCCGACTTTCTCCGCGAGATGGCGCGTCGGCAAAGCGGTCTGCTGGGACTGACGACGGTTCCTGATGTGGTCACGCTTCCCTGCTACGTCACGCCGGCGGTCTGGTCGCTCGGAGGACCTCCGCGGGTCGTCTTTCCGTCGGAGCTCGTCCGCGGGATGGATCGCGACCGGCTCGAAACCCTGATGGCGCATGAACTCGCCCACATCTCCCGGAAGGACCATCTCGTCCGTCTCGTGGAGCTGGCGGCGACGACCGTCTTCTGGTGGCACCCCGTCGTCTGGTGGGGTCGGACGCAGCTTCGCGAGATGGAGGAGCAGGCGTGCGACGCCCTCGTCCTGCGGACGATTTCCCACGGCGCTCGCACCTACGCGCTGGCGCTGATCGAGACCCTCGAATTCCTGAGCTTGAATCCTCGGCCGCTGCCGATTGGTGCGACGGCGGCCAGTCCCACAGTGTCGTTGGAAAGGAGAATCGAAATGTTGAAGCACGGAGCGAGCCGCCGCGTCACCTGGATGGCGGCGCTGGCTGGAGCCGCGGTGTTCCTGCCGGCGATGACCGTCGCCCTGGCGGCGGAGTCGAAGCCGACTCTCGAGATCTCGTCCGAGAAGGACGCCGAGGGGCAGCCGAAGCTGAAGGTCGTCATCTCGCAACTCTCCCCCGAGGAGCTCAGCCCTCAGCGGTTGGCGGCCCTGATGGAGCTTCTGGAGCAGGATCCCAAGGAGGGGGAGAAGACGACGGCCAAGTCGGACGGCACGAGAAAGACCCGAACCGCGACCGCCACCCGCACGCCCGACGGGGTCGAGATTCACATCGTGAACCCGGACGCCAAGGGGCCGGAGGGGGTGATCAACTTCCACGACCCGAATCTCAAGATGTCGGGCGAAGGAGCCCTGTTCCTTCGCGATGGCATCACGCTGAACTTGAAGGACTTCCATGCCGGCGGCGATTCGATGGGTGTGGTCCGCGGGCTTGTCCTTCATTCGGAAGTCGAGAAAGGAAAGCGGGAGAAAGGAGTCGAGGAGGAGAAGGGGAAAGAGGGAGACCCGCCGAAGAAGCGGGTCCTGATTCTGAAAAAGCAGGATGGCGGGACGGTGCAGGTCGAAGCGGACGCGATCGAATTGAAGATCCTGATCGAGCAGGCCGAGGCGAACGCCAAGCTGGAGGCTCTCAAGGCGGAGAAGTTCAAGGCCGACGCGGCGCAGGTCCGCGAGAAGGCTCTCGAAACGATCAAGATGCGGCGGCTGGAGGAGGCCAGGAAAGGGGTACCGGCCAAGAAGCTGGCGCCGCCAGAGGAAGAGCGGAAGGGACTTCCAAAGTCTGAAGCGCCGGCCAAAAAGCTGGCGCCGCCGGAAGAGGAGCGAAAGACGTCTTCGAAGTCCGAAGCCTCCGCGGTTCTCCGCGAGAAGAAGCGGCGGGACACCGAGGCGGCGGTGAAGGAGTTGCATGCGACAGCTCAGAAGCTGACCGAGCGGGCGCTGCAGCTGACGGAGGCGATGGAGAAGATGGAAGCCCACGAAGACAAGGCCCATGACCGTCCGCTCGAGGAGCGACGCAGAGAAGCGGAGATCATCAAGAACCTGGACCTGATGCTGCACGACATCCAGGAACGGGCCAGGGAGATCGAAAAGGACGCCCGGCCGTCGATGTGAATCGCCGTGGATCAGTCTCTCCTCTGTGGACCTTGGGGCGGTCTCGGTTTCTTCTCTCGCTGGCGGAGAGAGGGAGCCGAGGAAAGCCGCGGGGAGCCACAGAGGAGAGTTCATTCCATTCGGTCGATCGGCCGGATCACGGCGGCCGGGACGTCGAAGCGGACGTTGTCGCCGACGGCCACACCGAGCTCCCGGACGCCCCCTTTGGTCAGCAGGGCGGAGAGTGTGACGGAGGACCGGATCTCGATCCGGGTCATCGGGCCGTCCGATGAGATTCGTTCGATGCGGCCGACATGCGCGTTCTCGGCGTCATCCCGCGTCGCGGTCTCCTTCCGGACCCGGACGTCTTCCGCGCGAAAACAGAGATGGACGCTTCGGCTCATCTCTTTTCCATCGGCCGCGGAGACGGTCCATCGGACACCGGCGGTGTCG of Planctomyces sp. SH-PL14 contains these proteins:
- a CDS encoding carboxymuconolactone decarboxylase family protein, which codes for MSSRILRLRCGWAAPFAIAAFALLSTSLSFGEGSMTFPALSNSQAWERLPAARQGSGASLPPWARILAGELPRSTATLLELDLAQRTRGPIPLGLRAGMRWVSAHANGSAFGAAQALADARRGGVDAARVEGLTQEGYPGWSSEERKALDFARKMSVTSSQVTDKEFAGLVDAFGDRTAASMVLLMAYANFHDRLMICLQVPATEAAAPPADITFDAAVLARPTAPPANLPPWPKSAAPNDVPPDAEWAKVSYDDLQTKLETQRRKPTRLRVPEWSEFAGSLPSGLFDRPSDIVWYRIVFGYAPELAIPFEVYLRTAGSELGPRLDRMFGGSLFWVVTRALDCPYCMGHCEMNWEVAGLSPAEIADRSRLLAGNDWSSFSPAEQHALAFARKLTQALAKVSPQDVAQVVNDFGPARAAGLLLNASRYHYMTRISNGFQLTLESDNVFFDYYNVKRPVSEPPPVPVLTSDEAWKALPKVVSGAGQPLPVWVRAVAGRLPRTAAAMLQLDFAQRTKSPVEPTLRAKMRWVIAHANRCEYTQADALADLRRGGGTDADIQALTGPSSLWPEADREPLEFAKLLTVAAPTIPDSLFESLRQRFGDKPVAAMVLLGAYGNFQDRFLLGLNLPMEEGGPLPPLAVTFTDEVFQFAPFVPPNNPLPVLRTDGETIVPEADDWASTSYGTLQTRLESQRNRKPRLPVPVWDDVKKNLPPAMAARPTRIVWNLVCSGYVPELAVPWSIATRTLWTEAPNDRVLEESLFWIQTRAIGCNYCMGHCEMLLEVAGLDSQGIADRTSRLAGADWSAFEPREQRAYAYARKLSRTPWDLTPEDYRQLEKDYGPKEALSLYWWLCRGLYMTRVSDGFQLPLERENVFQYLRPMPPTESPAPAAAPAGNGK
- a CDS encoding deiodinase family protein — its product is MTARVARSASLLSTLLATSLAVADEPTPPVPELTPEAQAAAADLKKSLPRNSEARRMLDDILKGAMLGPTDGWFALSKAHTRYPWATLKERFDKNSDGEIAREETSLGEVPFARLDKNGDGVLTDSDFDWSEVTMSRSPANFVFGRSDQDGNGKVTAEEFEELFRRLGGEKDGFISLDEIREQLQPPASSRNDAPPADMPSASTLVLGLQRQEIGSQQPGPDLNAAAPDFTLQTLTGETVTLSKEIGEKPVVLIFGNFTCGPFRTQAGNIEKFYNRYRDQAKIFLVYVREAHPQDGWWMNSNRRIGIDPRQPQNNTERREIAATCQKHLDLDVPFLVDTTDDVVGATYSGMPNRLYVIDTDGRIAFKNARGPFGFKLREAEQALILTIADAAKD
- a CDS encoding sigma-70 family RNA polymerase sigma factor, which encodes MTTPAPNSAPEAKPRLVRDLSREDSRELLAVNWAKAQPSLTAFLIASTPQFSDAEDLLQEVAAEVARRFDDYDASRPFLPWALWVAKIKIANFYRARERSPVKFIGDSIDALAEACDRVQLTLSEEKWALEKCLNAVTGRSRELLQLRYFEDMSPQEISDRVGMTPGAVRIALSRIRSALITCVRSSLTEAQGSHG
- a CDS encoding RNA polymerase sigma factor yields the protein MNDADHEQLFRSWLRDYRGIVAKVASSFTSSASDRDDLVQEILLRVWAAMPTYRAEARPGTWIYRIALNRALTWRDDESRSRCRNVPLLNPVDPREAGEGPSERIEQLYAEIRRLDEIDRSLVLMSLDGCSYREMAEVMGMSESHVGVRLTRARKTLTERLAPLREEVGYGR
- a CDS encoding BlaI/MecI/CopY family transcriptional regulator, translated to MKLDQVTETELSILQVLWNGQEATTREIAEALYEEVTDPKVASVQKLIERLEAKGCVERDRSERAHRFRPLVTREAFLRDRLQAMADRLCSGSLAPLMSALIDSQDVPKADRQKLRSLVEKLWPESGS
- a CDS encoding M56 family metallopeptidase, which codes for MDPFLQIIASNALIAAALAVPAALATRARVNPAVVHVLWLLVLVKLFTPPVLPVRVPWPAVAERPAATAPLPPRTPLVESSSAALPAPAWWERLSDLPWQRVLLAVWGVGGVLMAVRYAARIHTVRRFLRQAGPAPDFLREMARRQSGLLGLTTVPDVVTLPCYVTPAVWSLGGPPRVVFPSELVRGMDRDRLETLMAHELAHISRKDHLVRLVELAATTVFWWHPVVWWGRTQLREMEEQACDALVLRTISHGARTYALALIETLEFLSLNPRPLPIGATAASPTVSLERRIEMLKHGASRRVTWMAALAGAAVFLPAMTVALAAESKPTLEISSEKDAEGQPKLKVVISQLSPEELSPQRLAALMELLEQDPKEGEKTTAKSDGTRKTRTATATRTPDGVEIHIVNPDAKGPEGVINFHDPNLKMSGEGALFLRDGITLNLKDFHAGGDSMGVVRGLVLHSEVEKGKREKGVEEEKGKEGDPPKKRVLILKKQDGGTVQVEADAIELKILIEQAEANAKLEALKAEKFKADAAQVREKALETIKMRRLEEARKGVPAKKLAPPEEERKGLPKSEAPAKKLAPPEEERKTSSKSEASAVLREKKRRDTEAAVKELHATAQKLTERALQLTEAMEKMEAHEDKAHDRPLEERRREAEIIKNLDLMLHDIQERAREIEKDARPSM